ctcccagccccagctctgcagccccgGGGGCAGGATGGCCAGGAACTGCTCCAGCATCAGCAGCTCCAGGATGGGCAGCTTGCGAtgtctctccagcctcagcccctgGTGGCAGAGCTCATGGGGACATCGCAGAACCTCACCGGGTGGCAAATCTCCTGGTCTCCTGGTGGTAGAACCGTCTGAAGCGCGAGTGGGCCAGCTCCCGGCTGCGAGGATAAAGTggccctctgcctccaccttcaccaCCACAATTCTGTCCTGCTTTTGAGGGGCCTGGGGGTCCAAGGATACAGACTCCCTCGCGGCTGTGATCATTCTTGGCTGGAAAAGTCCCCAAGGAAGGTCACTTGTACTGTGGGAGGGTTAAATTTCAGAGAAATGcttctttatatttcaaaaactttctgaaacacataaaatacatttaaaaaaattaaacaaaactccTTGATGATGGAAATTTTCAATGTCACTaaagagaatataataaatacaatGAACTCTCACGTACCCATCTCCCAGCTTCCAACGCCATTCATTTTCTGCCATTCTTGCTTCCTTCATGCCCCACCactctttgtgtatgtgtgtgtgtgtagtattttaagcaaatcccagacatcagaCCTTTTTTCTGATAGATAACTCAGCATGTATCTCTAGCAGACAGGATTAAAATTACACTTAAAAAACatatgtaatatgttttgaaCATATATGATGGTAGAATAGTTTAGTGTTCTCCGTGCACGCATCTCTAGCACTTATGGACACTCAGCCAATCGCCTTTCCTCTGCTCCTCGCCTCCTCCCCACCACACTGGACATTTTTCCAACAAATCTCacatcatttcatccataaaatcTGCAGTGTGTGTCCTAAAACTCTTCTCCTTTCTAAAGCATTACCCCAATAGCGTTATCGCAactaaaaattctaaagaataatTCCTTAAATATCATCAATGTTCacatttccctcatttttaaaaaatttcacggTTGGTTGTTAGAATCGTGATCTGGACAAGGTATAAACGTTGCATCTGGCTGATAAATCTCTTGGTCTACAGGTCCATTTCCCTCTTAAAGAATCTTGTTTATCTTGTAATTTACTTGTTGAAGTGTTTGTCTAAGAACGAAATGACACTTAACAAACGCTCGAGCGCCTgctccgtgccaggcactgtgcctcgCGCTGGAAATAAAGGGGTGCGCAGGCAGCCCCGAGACCGGTCCTGCATTAGGGGCAAATCATCGGCTCTCGCCGGGCCTGGTTCCCGCTTCTCTAACGGAACAGGACTGGACTGGATCCACTCGGACACCCCTCACATCACTACGATGCACCGTGTGAGTCCACGCAAACGCCCCCAAATACTCCCTCCCAGGGACCCTCGGGAGACCCGCCGAGGGGCGGCGCCCGGGCCGGAGGGAGCGGGCCGGGGAGGTGCCCGAGGCGGACGGGGCCGCCACCTCGCCCTTCCGGGCGGCTGCCCACCTGCCTGGATGCTCGGTGGCTGCGGTACCGCGGAGGAGCCCGCCCCGGACGCTGGGAACCCTCGCCGCCAAAGGCCGGGCCGGGCTGCGGCTACCGCGCCCGCTCTCACCGCGGCGGCGAGCGCTAACGGCAGCGGCGCGGACCCCACCCCGCCCAACTACAATTCCCAGAGGCCTCTGCGGCGAGCCGGTTACCACGGAGACGGGCCGGCGCCGGCTCTGCGACCGTCCGCGGCCTGGGCCTCCCGGTGGCCTTGCGCAGAACAGCCCCCACTCCCCCGGCTTCCAGACGGGCCGGTCACGTGACCGCACATCCAGCCGTTGGTTCTGGGGCCCGAGGAGGCAGAGCCATTAGTCTGGGCCGGGGCCCCGGGGAGGccgaactacatttcccagaaggcTCCGAGCACACTCCGCTTGTGGTCGCGCGGTAACGAAGCGGTAACGTTGCCCAGGAGACGAGTCCCGGGGTATTTGGGCTCCTGAAGCCCAAAGAAAAGAGGCAttggagacagagaagagggaTAGAAGAGAGAAGGATGGGAAACTTGGTTATAAAGCAACGTTAAAGAGTACATCCCCTCTCGTTTGCCTTTTTTCCACGACGCTGAGGGCGAACATCGCACAGCCCTCTGGGAAACGAAGGCGATCCTGCCCTAAGGACTATGGGAAATGTAGTCGTTGATTACCTGCCTCTACCTTGAGCCCTTGAGATAAGCCAGGCACGCTGACAATAAGGGATAAAACTCACCTTCTCCCTTTTTGTCGCCCAAACACGAATTTTACCGCCTAAATACTTATGGAACCTGTCCCTTTGTCTTCATGCCAACCCTCAGTGCTGTATTTAAGACACTACATTTCCTGGTCAACCGCCCGCCGCCTTGTTCCTCTTGTCTATTCTCCACGTGGCCACCGAAGTAATTGTTCCTGCTCTGCTTAGGGCTCTTCGAGGGCTCAAGTCCACGTTCCTTGGCTGGCACGTGTGTTTGacctcacctcctgcctcccatcAGGCTCCTCAGACATAAGAACCATCCTCTTTGGATTGTTCTTCATCTCATTTGTGATCACTACCTTAAAACTTGTCACTATTTTTTCAAAAGGCAGAGCACAACCTCCTGCTTTTAACAGTTGTATCCAAAAAGGGTGATACATTCCAAGTGTACTTggatttgcaaaatatttttttaaagtacttgaaATAGGTTTCTATAAATAGAAACCTAGTTCCTCATTTactctgaattttatttccttgaacaaaatatttcattgcatGATAGGGGTAATTCACACGTAGGGCTTTTCCCGGCCTTGGAAAGTCACACACAAGATGAAAGAAAGGATGGTTCTTGTAGGAAGTACTCATCACAAATCCAGTAAGACTATTAACGTAAAATAGATGTTATTGTACCCAACACTTTGTCTAAGATCTATCATTATCCCTGATCCAAAAAGCTGTGTGGAGTAAACCTGCCCCAAGGCTTTAGAGAAAGGAGGCGTGCTTTCAAAGGCTATCACAAAGCCTAGATGGGCATGAACTCTACTGTGCAGAAAGATGGATGAGGTGTTGCTCACATCAAAGCACCAGGACCTTTCCTTTTGAAGTGGGAATACTTGGCAGACACATTTCCATCGGCTTTTAACTTCAGTAGGAAGAATGGCCCGTATCATAAATGTAGAGAATTATTTAACTGATAAAGTCGTTTAGAAGTCACACGAAAAATATGTAATCTGTTCTTAACATTCAAAAGCAGAAAGTTCCCTCCctcctcatttcatttctttggtttcGGTTTTTAAAACGTGGACTCCTTCATTTCTTGCCTAAGGGAAGAGTACATTTGCTGAGACAGCCTCAGCCAAGGCCAGGATATTCATGTAACTCTCAACAATCAGGTGGGGACAGCTGAAGTCAAGATCTAGGAGACCCACGGTTCAGAACAATTTTCTTAAGTGGTACAAATGCAGTTACCTGTTCCATGGGTATCCGGAGTACTGCATTTTATTAACTCTCACGTCATCAATTACCAGCAAAGCTCTACTCTTTGTCACGGCAATGTCACCCACCCTGTGGACATAAGGGTCTTCTGGTGTTCCATAAGCAGTCTAATGTTTCCAGGGGCCTTCCTGAACAGTTCCGAGATGGACGTTTAGTTACAATGTAAGTGAATAGGTCATAGTGTTCTTCACGGCAGATAGAGCGTGAGAATACTGCGTGGTCATCTGTTTGGTTTCAAGAAGCAGGATGCTAGTTCTGTCTGCAACATACTCACAAGCCATTTTTGGAGAAGCCTGGCTTCAAAAACGGTTATTCGTCCTGCTCTTCttgcggtggtggtggtggtttcacTACTTTGAGAGGTTTAGTCTCCAAGGGGACACTCTTAGCCATGTCCACTGTGGACTCATGTGCGCAGTTAGCACAAGGCAGGAGAAAGAGCAGGGGCACGGGGTCCATGTTCCTACCTTGCTGGGTCATCATGGACTAGTCATTTGTCGTCTtccccccaaacctgctcctcttccACTAACCCTCAGTGAATGGCATCTGAGGGATGCTGAATAACGGCCCCCAGATATATCAGGTCCTAATTCCTGGGACCTGCAGATTTCACTTTACTTGGAAAAAGCGACTTTGCAGACgtgatgaagttaaggatctttagatggggagattatcctggattatccgggtgggcCTTGAATGCAATTATAGTTGTCCTTAGAAGAGAGTGGTCAAGGGGGGTTTGAGTCAGATACGGAGAGAAGGCGAGGCgcagatggagcagagagagacgCAAAGATGCTGGCCTAGGAGACCGGAGCGATGCAGCCACAAACCAAGAAATGACAGCAGCCCCCGCACCgtgtccttcctccctccagcccagccctcctgctGCCGTCAGAGGGGTTCTTCTCCAATGGAGATGTGACCACGTTCATCTGCAGTGAAACTCTGTCGGTGGCACCTCAAACTCTCCCTTCTTGGCCTGGTCTGAGAGGCCCTTCACCATCTGTGCCCTCGTCTTCTCCCCTCACCCACACACTCAGCTCCACCCCCCATGTCACTCATGCGCACCCTCACTCCCCGACACGTTCCCTGGGGCCCTGCTGAGCTCTCCTGGGTTCCCCAGGTGACTAGGTTGTTTCATGTGCATGTCACACCTGGAGAAAGAAAGTCATCTTACCTCAACCGTATGCCAGCACAGGCATGGCAGAAGTCACTTTGTGCGTTACAAAATGGCCCTGTGAAATTATAAACCAGAACTAGGATGCCCAGATCCTTCCCTCCAAAGGGCTGATGGTTGAAACACTTCTCTAAACTTCCACAGGCAAACATATTTATATTCCAAATCATGTTTTCCAATACCGTtaaaaatgtccatcaataaaaatacaatattgcAACATAAATGGTTATTAGAATTATCCAATATAAAATGCCAACCTAAACAGTTaggtggaatattatgcagctgtaaaaaaggGACGAGGCAGCTCTATCTGTATTGACACAAATTCCCAAGATAAAAAAGCGTAAAAAACAAGTTGTAGAAAAGTGTCAACAGTTTGCTACCATCTCCACTCACAAATCACATGTGCGTGTGCCCAGACGGCCTGACAGAAGACGCAAGGTAGGGGCTGCCTGAGAGGGACCGGGGCTCAGGGACGGAGCAGACAGGGCGACTTCTTCATTGAACATCCTCATGTAACTCATGCACGTGTGGCCTAttaaaatttaacacatttttcttgATTCAAGAACTCACGGGGTTGTACCCTGGCCATTAACATAAATGAAAGCTGCTGGGTTAATTTTTCTCTTGAGCTCTTGGATAATcattaaaaatcagataaaaataacttctttttgtCTTGGAGCTGTATTCTCAAGATTAATTATTACTACTGCAGCTATTATGTAAAGCTGATTTGCTCCAGTTGCCAGTAACGTTATTTTGTGCTCCTTATGTATGTTCCCACTGAGAGCAGGTCAGGCGGGAAGTTAACCTGGGCTTAAAATGTGCTCACAGGTAAGCCAGGCAGTTCACTCAAGGTTCACTGGGGTTCAGTGGAAATTTACCAGGGGATTGTCATTATCTGCAAAAGCCACGCTCCCAAACAGATGGCCCACACAGCCACAGTTCAGCCTCCTCACTACAAAAGGGAAAGGCACGGGGGCATACACATGCCTTTCTCTTCAGCGTCTCTACTTTTCTCCCACTCTCAGTTGAAAAGATCGACATCTAACTTTCGATCTGCTTAATGTATTTTCAGGTTGGCTatgttaaaaaattacaaatataaaaattatgactGAACAGTAACTCCTAAGATTAAAACAAACTCTCTTGTACAATAAACTAAAACTCACCATATTTGGTTATTCTGAGCTTTAAATCTTTTGAGCATTTTCACAAATTAGGTGTTATGACAACATGACATTGTTTTTACTTgtattacatgaaataatattgAAGAATTAAATTCCTCTGAGATGATAAACaactttttagaaaatgtatGTTTCCACCTTCCAATGTGATGCAGTATCGAGATATCAAGGACatctagataaaaataaaatcttggagaGGTTAAATGCGaacattcttcaaaaatatcCTAGGTGAACTGTACACTAATATTCCTAGcaaattattcacaataaccaacagatgaatggataaactaaatgtggtctatccacacagtggaatattattgagccttaaaaaggaaggaagttctgacacctgccacaacacggatggactttgaggacattatgctgagtgaaataagccaggcacaaaaggacaaacactgtgaCTCCACTTGTAGGAGGCCCCTGGAGCAGTCAGATGCACGGAGACAGGAAGAGAACGGCGGGTGTCAGGGGCCCGGGCGGGGGGTGGGGACGGGGAGTTAGCGTTTAATGggggcagagtttcagtttgggaagatggaaagttctggagagggatgatggtgacggctgcacaacaatgtgaatgtacttaatgccacagaattgtacacttaaaaatggtcaaaatggtaaattttatgttacgtatattttaacacaattttaaaaaagataatatttttaaaattaaaaaattatcctaaGTGAGCAGGTAAACCTCCTGTTAAGTTTACAATGAAAATATCATTGCATTTCTTACGATAATAACaggaataatattttgaaaatattcacctaccaaattcttttatttatttttttaagatttttaaaattcttccttttttcccaaagcccccctggtacacagttgtatattttagttgtgggtccctctggttgtgctgtgtgggatgctgcctcagcatggcttgatgagcggtgccatgtccacgcccaggatccgaaccagcaaaactctgggctgtggaagtggagcgcgcaaacttaaccactcggccacggggccggcccctcacctgcCAAATTCTTGATTCCCCCGAAAATCCTGTTTTTCTCCCAGGAAGCTGTGAGTTGAGAATCAACTGGACAGGCCAACTGTGGCAAGGGGCAAAGTGATCCTGCCATACAGACACAGAGACCTGGGACGGGGGAGGCCACAGCTGCCTCTGAGAtgtgcagggccagccccagccaggacTGGGCTGAGTCAGCCTGGGGAGCGCTGGTCCCACGGGTGGAGCCCAGGCCACGAACCTTCCCAGCCTTGGACTTGGCAGGAGACCGCCAGTAGGGTGGCCAGAGACATCTTGACAGAGGTCAGGGAGGAAACCTGAGGACCTGCCCTCAGGACAGCTGCCCCACCCCAACACAATGGCACAAACCCTGTCCAGGCACCCTGACAACCGTCTcggggagaaggcagagggagtggACTGTAACACTGAGCTGATGAGATATTTATCCCAGAGCCTGAACTAACCTGAAAACTTTTAAACTGCAAGAGGGGAaatacagttgattctcattattcgcAGTCACTGTGTTCTGCAAAGTCACCGCGAACACTGGATTAGTGAACAACGAACCATCGCTCCCAGGGAAaaacagggttaggttcctgcacACCTCTgatcacaacattttcatcaaccatCAATATGTAACGTTGTCTTATGTGTGCTTCTGTTTAAAGACGCTTTATTTAATGTAGGTTCTGGCTTCACTGACATTGgacccacagccaacagcactgtaactcATGCTGAACGAGGCTTATCTAAGGCCTGTTTTCCTCCGTGAGGCACCTCCCAGCCTTCTTGCCCTCAGGAACACTAGACAGCGCTTCAGCACTAcgtttgggggccattttaaacagcaaaatcaccaatgAAAAGCACAAGCATGCAAAATGTGGCACTGAACAGACGGTGACGGGGACCCTCGTTTACAGGAGGAGAGCTGAAGCAAGAGGGCAGGGTGCTGCGTtgttcagcctcagctgggaaaGTGCGCATCTACCTATTCAGACTTCTTGCCCCTCTGAGTAACTGTGAAAGCTCTGTGAGTGCCGAGTTGGGGGTTACAAACAAATTCTAGCGAGCAGACCAATTCGCAAATAATGGAATCCACGACTGAGGATCGACTGTATCTTCCTTTGGCATCGTCACTGCTCCAGGTCCCTCATGGTCTCAGAGGATGGGAGCGTGAGAATGAGACCAATCACAGAAAATGAAGAGTCTACAACTTTTCCCATATCCAAGGCACAGGACTTAAGTTTTTGACTCTATGTCACCAGTACTTAGAAGAATAAAATGGACGCTGCGTGAGGCAAGGATGTTTATCTGTTTAGTTCATGCTGTATGTGGGCAGCAGCTGCAACAGTGCAGCACACGGAAGATGCTCAACACGTCGGGCTTTATTGAGTGAATTAAGGATGAAAATGACGCTCAAACCAATACACACGGATTAAACTACGGTTGTATCATTGGGCTTTGACAGTTACAACTCCACAATTTTTATAACTTGACATATGTGAGGGGGAAAAACAACCACCTCAGTTCTCCAGCTCTTTGGAGAGGTCTGGGGCAAAGGAAGCAGAATTGAATAACAGGATTTTCTCAAGTGAACTGCGGACAGAGAATAGATGGCATGAGTCAACTCCCTGGCTGACGGTACCTTTGAGCAGACAAGGAGAACTTCTACAGCCACAGGCAGCTGGTCAAGGCGGCTGAGCTGCACTGGGAAAGAAGCGGACGTCTCTGGGGATGCGGAGGAGGCCAGGTGGAGGCCGGTTAGGCCATGATTGACATCTCCTCCCGGTCGCGGCTCTCAGACACCGAGCTGACTACGCTCTTTAAGTACTTGATGAATTCCAGCCGGATCTCCTCGGGGTCATCCTCGAGGTTCGAGTGCACCAGCCTCAGCTTGTTCAAGGGCGGCGCTTTAGAAGGAAAACAATGTAATTAGGCATGAACTTTTCATGAGGGGCCACTTTGAGCTCCACTGACCCGAGAGTTAATAGAAGccattttgtttaaatttctaaAGTCCAAAACTAAAGTTGTGTCTGTTTGGCATAATTTAACAGGAAGGTTTGTACCACACTGCCCCCCGGCAATAGAAAAACTCTGTTCTGACACCAGAAAGGAAGAGATTTCTGACTATTCTGAGTGTTTTCCATGATCACTTTGTCACCTCTGTAATGGTGTGTGTCATGTGCAAATTGGAGTTTTTCTTGAGAAAAGGCCAGTCAGAAAAGTGTCCCTAATAGCACTGATAAGTGGCCAAAACTAGCGTTTTTCCTCTCTCAGTGTCTGCCTGCTTTTAAGGGTCCTGGCCGAGATGGTATGACAGGTCTCCCAACTCGGCCATTCTGATTTCTCACTGATGGTGAGAAGACCAAATGCCTAGGACACAGGAAGCACTCAGTTACAGCACACAGCTGCTGGTTTCAGACATACAGCCATATACCAACGCCCAGAACATTCGAGACAAGAGCAGCAAGAACTCCAGTCTCCTTACACAGGGACAGGCTTCCTCTGTCACTCCCAGAGCCTGGTTTGTGGTGCGCAATTAAGAGACACTGCGTGTCCTGTAAGAGCTGCTGCTGGACGAAGCAGGAGTACCACATCTCGAGCTCCTTCAGGTGGCTCGGCATGTCGGCGTTGAAGACGACCACCACGCCGTGCGCGTCCTTCATCAGGGCTGGCCAGCAAGACTCAAACCTGCGAGGCGGACAAGCATTCGGAGTGTGTGCCAGGCGGTTCTGGTTTCTCACTGTGGGCTTTAAACATAATATCTTCGTCTTAATAATTGCTAAATGGCTTCTCACTGGATCATAACTCAACCACTGAACTTTCAAGAGCAGTGCCTATCACCAAAGAATGGATCAAGCCCCTCATGCACGCTACGAAGTGTGCCGGGCCGAGTCCAAGGCGCCCGGCGGGCAGCTGATTTTTGAATCATTTGACAAAGCAAACTCTCTTAAAAGGAAACGTACTTGGGGTCGCCGCCACAATCCCAGAGCTCAAATTCACAGCCCGCGCCTTTGTTGTTGCTGGTCACATGCGGGTTCTCAAATTCCAGGATCCTACAGCAAAACAAGGGCAGCATCTCTACCTCGGAAACAGTGCACTGCTGGAAGGCCACCCGCACCACAAGGAGGGGGGTGGCAACGGACGGGGGCGCGCCGGGACACAGACCGCTCAGGGCTCACCTCACTCCTTGGGTTGGGTTGTATTCGGTGATGTCAGAGGATTCTGTCAGGAAGTTGGCCAAAACGGTTTTTCCACTCTGTGAAAATAGAGATGCTAAACATCTTTGCAGAAGAGCACAAAAGtaaatggtaaatgagcactcCAGAAGCTGGCTTGGAACGAGGCATGATGGAGTACAGGCCACGGCCACCCAGATCTCTAGATCGCGGGGCAGAGGGCTCTCTCTGGCTAGTGGACCTCGCTGCTGTGCTCTATGCGCTGGGCGCAGCCTGCTTGGGACCCAGGGAGCACGGGGTTCCAGCACTGGCTCTGCCGCTGGGTGACTTTACCCACTGACTTCCCCACTGGCTCTCAGTGAACTTATCCGAGGATAACAGAAAACAATTGTGagtgtgtgtctctctcctcaCTTGCTCCTCTCCACCTCTTCTAGAAAGCCCAGTCTGTCACAGACATGAAgccactgaggcccagaaagtgGAAGAGAGTTCCTCAAGGGCACACAGAAGTTCAAAGTCAAAGCTGGGTCCCAGGTCTGGGGACAGGTGGCTGGCAGTGCTGCCCTCTCATGTTGGGCTGTTTCTCCTTGTAGATAAGACAAGGAATACACGTTCCTGTAAGAAAATTAACACAACAGCCCTCCCGGTCCCTCCAACCAAAgcatccatctgtctatccatcccaTTCACTCCCCAAACATAAACAACTATGACATACTTTCCAGatcttttctataaatttgcATCATTTACTTAAAAACTACTGTACATTTCTGAATGTAAAACAAGCTTTTGGTTTTTTCTGGtgagatcggccctgagctaacacccgttgccaatcttcctctttgtgctgaggaagatttgccctgagctcacaagagtgcccatcttcctctattttgtacgtgggaggCCACcgcggcatggcttgatgagcagggcatAGGTCCGCGCCTAGGAcctgaacctgccaaccctggaccgccgaagcagagcgcacgaacttaaccgctacgtcgctgggccagccccaaacaagctttttttccctccctcaaaATTATTCCTCAGAAGAAAGGGAATCTCCCACACTTGAGAACTTATGAAAATCTCTCGAATCATGCCCTGTTCCCTTAATTACTTTTCTTTGAACAACAACTGCTTGACTAGAATCACCTCAATTAAACCAGTTTCGGGGGCTCGTAGAGGCAACttgacagaatcagaaaaaaagggGAGAGACGGAGGAGCATCACACTGCTTTCGTAACTTCTTCTGAGGATGTGGTCTCACAAATTAAACAGCACTTGAGAATAACACAGTAGGTGGCTATGCGTAGAGATGGTGGATACTGATCTAGAGGACGAATGAATAAGGCAGATGCCCTCATGTCATAGGCACTGTTCTCGAGGCTGGAGTACATGTCCTGAACAGGGTCATACACAGACTCAGAAGATGCTAGATCCTAACTCCTTCCACGGTGTGCTTTGTTAGGTGATTCAAAAGCCAGCT
This region of Equus quagga isolate Etosha38 chromosome 7, UCLA_HA_Equagga_1.0, whole genome shotgun sequence genomic DNA includes:
- the IFT22 gene encoding intraflagellar transport protein 22 homolog; translation: MLKAKILFVGPSESGKTVLANFLTESSDITEYNPTQGVRILEFENPHVTSNNKGAGCEFELWDCGGDPKFESCWPALMKDAHGVVVVFNADMPSHLKELEMWYSCFVQQQLLQDTQCLLIAHHKPGSGSDRGSLSLSPPLNKLRLVHSNLEDDPEEIRLEFIKYLKSVVSSVSESRDREEMSIMA